One Thermodesulfovibrionales bacterium DNA window includes the following coding sequences:
- a CDS encoding nucleoside-triphosphatase — MIQITKTVERALLFRARIGYNCCVHAGKKNIFLTGAPSSGKTTVIKKVVERLGLPAREFYTEEERVAGKRVGFLMKTLDGRGGYLAHQDIDSDFRIRRYGVSIENIETLAIPSIRPVGRDVIILDEIGKMECFSELFRLASVEALDASNIVVGTVTFGGEDFIRAIKAREDIEIHEVTMDTRDSLPDLILRKISDLWKQQYGMVADDGEPAGRGNVR; from the coding sequence GTGATTCAAATCACAAAAACGGTCGAGAGAGCGCTTCTGTTTCGTGCCCGCATCGGTTACAATTGTTGTGTGCATGCGGGCAAGAAGAACATTTTCCTCACGGGCGCCCCTTCGTCTGGGAAGACTACGGTCATCAAGAAGGTGGTCGAAAGACTGGGTCTTCCTGCCAGGGAATTTTACACGGAAGAAGAAAGAGTGGCCGGCAAACGCGTCGGTTTTCTCATGAAGACCCTTGACGGCAGGGGAGGCTACCTTGCTCACCAGGACATAGATTCGGATTTCCGGATAAGGCGATACGGGGTGAGTATCGAGAATATTGAGACCCTTGCGATCCCTTCAATCCGGCCTGTCGGCAGAGATGTCATCATCCTCGATGAGATCGGGAAGATGGAGTGTTTCTCGGAACTTTTCAGGCTGGCCTCGGTCGAAGCCCTCGATGCATCCAATATCGTTGTCGGCACGGTCACTTTTGGCGGCGAAGATTTTATCCGGGCAATAAAAGCCAGAGAAGATATAGAAATACATGAAGTGACCATGGATACCAGGGATTCCCTTCCGGACCTCATCCTGCGTAAAATCTCGGATCTTTGGAAACAGCAGTACGGTATGGTTGCCGATGATGGTGAACCTGCCGGTCGGGGGAATGTCAGATGA
- a CDS encoding PqiC family protein, with amino-acid sequence MKNILFDHRALLTFGLFLVILTGCGGSPSSKFYQLAPLQNKASVTRDVSSEQSMVVSIGPVRIPDYLDRPQIVTRSGRNELNLAEFNRWAGSLGDDVNRVLVEDVSSLLPADRFFVVRWTPYIESQIPVSCKVELHLERFEGTLGDSMLLRAKWGVFGKENRLLLKKESVISEKMSGGSYDALVASMSNALERLSRDIADGIGSACPTGGADKKIAP; translated from the coding sequence ATGAAAAATATTCTTTTTGATCACCGAGCGCTCCTCACTTTCGGATTGTTCCTGGTGATCCTGACCGGATGTGGCGGCTCGCCGTCCTCGAAGTTCTATCAGCTGGCCCCTCTGCAGAACAAGGCTTCTGTCACCCGTGACGTTTCATCGGAACAGAGCATGGTCGTCTCCATAGGCCCCGTTCGTATACCGGACTACCTCGACCGACCCCAGATCGTGACCCGGTCCGGGAGAAATGAACTCAACCTCGCAGAATTTAACCGTTGGGCCGGTTCTCTCGGTGACGACGTCAACCGTGTTCTTGTGGAGGACGTCTCCAGCCTTCTGCCTGCCGATCGCTTTTTCGTAGTGCGCTGGACTCCCTACATCGAGAGTCAGATACCCGTTTCATGCAAAGTCGAGCTTCACCTGGAACGTTTCGAAGGGACCCTTGGTGATTCCATGCTGCTGAGGGCCAAATGGGGGGTATTCGGTAAGGAGAACCGTCTGCTCCTGAAGAAGGAATCGGTGATCAGTGAAAAGATGAGCGGCGGCAGTTATGACGCATTGGTCGCCTCGATGAGCAATGCCCTTGAAAGGCTGAGCCGTGATATCGCCGACGGAATCGGGTCTGCCTGTCCGACGGGAGGAGCCGACAAAAAGATAGCTCCGTGA